The genomic window aggaactctcatgtcaaatttcataaagatcggtccagtagtttagtctgaatcgctctacacacacacacagacacacacacacacacacacacacacacatacaccacgaccctcgtttcgattccccctcgatgttaaaatatttagtcaaaacttgactaaatataaaaaaaagaaaaaagaattaagatatacacatatatatatattacaaaaaaatatatacatatatatatgtaatgaACAGGAACAAACACACTACAAAAATACCACCTTTATAGTAGAAATATTCCACAGTGGCAACTAAAATTCGCCTCCTAATCCCATAGAAAAACTACAAATAGTCATGTTTCTATCTCTATACATGCTATACCACAGAGGACAACACTCTGCCAACAGACCTCTAATGGTTGTAAGTTATAACTGATGACAGCGCAGGAAATGAGGAGAATTTAAAATGGAATGCTTGTGACTGGACCAAGGGTTagagaagacagaaaaaaaaccacaaaaaacagaGACCCACATTATTAGTGATCCTGGTAACTGAACAagacatacccccccccctcccccccccccttctgagTCAAGATACATAAACGAGCAGTCAATACACAACTGATTATAAAACTCTTGGCACACTTCCTCCTAAAACGAAAGTTACTTTTGAACAAAGCCATGTTAATGTACCCAAACAAAGCAATAAACCGATGTCCCAAGAACCAAAACTGTTCAGATGGTCATTTTTGACCTCTCCTCTTCCAGCTCCTTGAGAACAAACCGGAAGGCCTGGGTGGCAGAAGTTGGTGCAGCCGCCCCAGACATAAAGGTGTCAAGCACTAACAGTGTCGACAAAAGCTGCTTTGGGTAACAAATGTCAAAGCAGTAGTAGGACCCCAAAAGAGTCAGGAGCATCCGGAATCCTTTAGGTTCCTGAACCTCTGTGTACACACCGTCCCCAACGACGTAAACACCTGCAGGCTCATCTCCTTGAAAGAAAATGCGGATCCTAGGGGGTTCCAGATCCCGCGTGGCCAGCTTCGAAATAATGCTGGAGTCTGGAACATCCTGCACAACAAGGTTATAATTTATCAGCATAGTTTTATGTGAACAAATACTCAAAAGAtaagaaaggaaaacaagtgCAACTGACTGGATATATAGTGAGGTCATCCTCAAATTTGATAAACAGTTTGGTCATAGACTGATAGTCCTATGACCTATGCCAAAATGCATCACTGTCCGTTCATATGGAAATAGGtttatttctgcaaaacaaaatGCTTGTAAAACCTCTTACCTTCAGTTCTTCAATAATGCTCTTTTTCATTTTGAGCCGCTTCTCCAGGTACTTGATGACGTCAATTGTGACTTGTGTAGGGTTTTCCTGAGAACAGAAATAAAACCATACATTACTTTGTCATACAAATTGTAAGGTAGAGATTGCCTTGACATAGTAGTCGGTCTTCAGTTTTTGCTTGTTTATGGAATTGAGTAATAAGTGAATAATATGAATTGTCGCAAGGATGGTGGAGGAATCAGGAGCAGCGAACCAATCACAGAACTGGTCCCAAATTTCATGATTAATCCAGGGAAAAAATCTTGAATAACTTACTAATATGTCACGGTATTTTGCATCGTTGTACGAGGCTACATCCATACTCCCCATCAGGCCCATGATGGAAATGACGCACTTCGCCATCCCCTCGCAGTAGGCCTGATGCTTCCCAAGTCCATTCATGAGGCTGAATTCATGCAGGATCTGGAAACACAAATTGACAGTGATGAAGACTAGAATAGAAAATCAATACTGTTTTACCTATGTATTGGGCCAGTACATGCACACCACTTCAGGGTTCAACGTTAGCGGTGGGgggccccaaacattgccgaaaaCTGGGGCCCAAGCCACCCCAGGCTAAAAATCCAACAATGAAATGTCTAAtaccagagccaatcactaaaaatcgctaGTCAAAATCGTGACTGAAATTACCGTTACGATCAATGCAGTGGAGAAAAAACATTGATTGAAATCAGACAGCTCTCATTAGATCGATATTcctgcaagggaaataactaccagattgcgctctttaggaTGGGAGATAAACATTGCCTTCAAAGTTTTACGTCGAAAAAACGCAAATTTTTCTCCGCTGTAGCAAATGCATTGTCGTCCTTGCCGAGCCTTTGGCGGTGAGCCACTGGGCAAAAGTGGTGAAGATACAAATGATGTTTTACAGTTTCTTCATCAGTTAAAAAGAACAATTATAGATACAatctgaaaaaagaaagaaaaaaactaaacGTCTGAAGTTGAcagctctgtgtctgtctgtctgtctctctttctctgaacAACAACATTCTGCAAGATAGGGTACACTATTTTTCACTTctcttggtgtgtttttttataaTATAAATTAGCATGAATAAGAGagggccccagattttttatTTCCGCCCCAGCAAGTTTCGTCTCTGGGGCCactgtggccccaggccaaataagttaccGGTAGTGTCGAGCCCTGTACACCATTTAAAACCATGACTAGGGGAATTGTACCTTAGTTAGTTAGTAATCTCTGCAGCAAAGATATCTAATCCTTAAGAGGTAAACAAATGCTAAAGGAGTAAAGGAAACGGGTAACAGATCATTCCCTGTGGCCAAAGTAAAAATTTGCTTTGGATTTGGAAAAATATATACTAAAAACAGCAATATTTTagcaccaaaaaaaaagaaataaaaaaacccgtcgcgatataacctttgtggttgaaaacgacgtaaaacaccaaatgaagaagaagaagaaataaaaaaagttCTGTGACCACCCTATAATATGTTTGCAGCCATGTTACCCTAAtccaatattttttgttttgacctaAATAACCCTCCCAAATTGAAGTTCTAGCGACGGCAGAAAAAAACCAGGGGGATGCCTTAGACCAAACCCTACTTACGTAAGAATCTAGGCGGAAGCAAGGAAAGTCACGGAAGAGAAAGGCGTAGCCTCCATTGCTCTGGTTCTCCCTCAAGTAGGCTAAACGGATCTGGCGAGTTTCCTTGAGGAGTTGCTTCACGTGGTCTTTGTTTATGGACCCATTCGGTTTGTTCCATTCTTTCTGTAACTCCTCCTGGTGTCTCTTCAAGTCCTCATCTGAGTTGGCGTTGTCCATCTGTGTTTGGGAGCTCAAGGAGAAGTCGAGCCTTTGTCTCTTGGTGGCCTTGTGATGAGTCGCCGCACCTGATGATCGTGGCAGTTGGCTCTTTGCTTTGTGATGAAATCGCAGGTGTCGCATCTTCTGACTCAGGTTCGTTGAGAAGCAGGTCTGAAAAGCAATCATTATGACTCTGCATTAAAAAAAGGAATCGCAATTGCcatatcaaacaaatttacaCAAATATTACTTGCCCCAAAACAATCGTTTAATCACTTGCCCAAAATAGGGTGAATTTACATGAATAGAATGTTACAacactctgaaaattaaaaagctTATAAGGTGACCCTTTCATAAAAATGCCTTGAGTGGAAATCTGCATTAATTAGAGGGTTAGCTAAAAATCATGACATCAAAATCCAGTTGTACCCGCTGTGGTCATACTGCCATAATGTGACTTAGCCTGGTCAATACAAAGATACTGTTAATCACTGTGTTTGATGCATACTGTAACCTCCATGCATGACTGTGTGTAAGGGTGCGATGAGTTCTTTTAGTTTCAGATGCAAGCTGAATTTTGAGTGGGAAAGTTAAAAATGACATGTTACATACTTGCCTGGGGAACGTTGACTTTAAAAAAGCATGCAAAATTCAAATCCAGAATGGATAAATAGTGAATGAAAGAAGATGCTACTTATCGTCGGTGTAGAATTAATACCTCGTAAcataacagaaaaaaagaaggatgTTACGAGGTATTAATTTAAGGCCGACAATATgcacaaaataaagtaaaataCACTGCTTACCCAAGGGTTAATACCAGAAAGCCCAATGACGGGATAGGCACGGTACATTTTGCGGCCAATCACGCCATAGCAGTCGGATGTTTTGAATTCCGGCAGATTATGGAGGTAGTAATTGGCCGCTTCTGCTACAACATCCTTCCAGACTCCTAGGATGCTTTTTCTTTCACCTCTCAGATAGGGCATTATCTCGGAGCTGAAGGTTGGCAAGGGTGCTCTGCGGAGTTGTTCAAGAACACCTGCAACCATAAAATACCAGTCAATTACAAATGTAATTATGCAATGGTATCACAGTTACCAATCAAAAATCAAGTAATACATCCATCCTTCCCCTCAAGTCGCAATTCTGCAGCTTTTAATTGCTTGTGGAAACActtgtttgatttgttttttctttcctaGTCAATATAAATGTGACCAAACTTTTATTATGTTGCTACAGTTACTTTTGTGCCATGTCCTGACCTTCCAGTCATCACTTGGTCCATTTAAATTTGTGTGGTGCCACTCGTATGCTAATCTTACTCTAAATTTTGTTATTTGGTTATCTCCTTCTCAATTTCATGGCATCTTCTTTCAAGTGAAACAAGTGAAAACTTATCACTGAATTCCAACCCTCAACATCACACTGAGCTTGTGAAACAATGACTACAATGAGTGTAATGCTCAAGGCCGAAACAAAAATTTTCAACAAGTCTAAAGTTCGCAAATGAAATTCAAACGTAAAGAGAAACATTTACAAATTCAATGTATTCAGCAAAAATGCTGAAAATCTTCCACGAAAGTTTAGCAGAAAAAAAAGCAAGCTCTCCAAAGCGATAACGCCGTAAACTATAACAAAGTCAATTGACAAAAAATTAAACTATCAAATCAGTAAATGAAAATACCAGGAGCGAAGTGGCAGAGCGACCTTGTATACATTAGTATTGACCGCTAAAAAAATATGGTTGCTGCGACAGACGAGAGCCTCGTTCTCGCAAGAGTGAGACTATACAGGGTGGCGTCTCCTGATGCCGCAAGGCGTTTTTCTCTTGGTTGCCCAAGAGAGCATCTCGCGAAATGagtctttttttaatttaaaattattttttgtaGTTAGACTTAGAGCGATCAGTAGATTGGCAAGCTGGAGATCGATCAGCTAATCTGAGGCACGGTGGAATAATCGACATTAACTGTTTCAATTGCACAATTTTGCACTGCCAACTgcacactaaaacaacaaaacaccccTTCAAGTTACTATTTAAAAGTTTGCTCAAGCTCATAAAACTTTTCAAAGACTAAAATTATGTTCACAAATCCTCACCAATATCATTGGCAGATGCATCACTTTCACTTTTAACAGTGAAACAGGTTCTTTCAACATCCAAAATGTCACTGGCAGTGGCGTGTCCATTTGGCGTTGAAGTCGACGCTGGCCCAAAATCTTCAAACGACGATTGGTCTTGCACCACCAAGGTCATTTGATGGGAAGTCCATGCCTGCCCCATCTCCAGCAACAGGAACACTTTGTCCCCGAACTCCTGTAGCACCGCGTCATCGTCAATGACGGTGCCGTCTTCCTCCAGGACAACAGATAACTCTGTGCCGTCAATATTTAGTTTGGAGGCCCCTGAACATGAAAGAGAATAATAGTTACCTGTATA from Littorina saxatilis isolate snail1 linkage group LG4, US_GU_Lsax_2.0, whole genome shotgun sequence includes these protein-coding regions:
- the LOC138965177 gene encoding uncharacterized protein encodes the protein MPVFKIWNADRSVKKAVIAETLQQLITKGVLEQLRRAPLPTFSSEIMPYLRGERKSILGVWKDVVAEAANYYLHNLPEFKTSDCYGVIGRKMYRAYPVIGLSGINPWTCFSTNLSQKMRHLRFHHKAKSQLPRSSGAATHHKATKRQRLDFSLSSQTQMDNANSDEDLKRHQEELQKEWNKPNGSINKDHVKQLLKETRQIRLAYLRENQSNGGYAFLFRDFPCFRLDSYILHEFSLMNGLGKHQAYCEGMAKCVISIMGLMGSMDVASYNDAKYRDILENPTQVTIDVIKYLEKRLKMKKSIIEELKDVPDSSIISKLATRDLEPPRIRIFFQGDEPAGVYVVGDGVYTEVQEPKGFRMLLTLLGSYYCFDICYPKQLLSTLLVLDTFMSGAAAPTSATQAFRFVLKELEEERSKMTI